From Wolbachia endosymbiont (group A) of Longitarsus flavicornis, the proteins below share one genomic window:
- the rpsU gene encoding 30S ribosomal protein S21 — protein MIEVSVHYGDVDRALPVLKKTIQKEGRGLKMKKQYHEKKSEKRAKKKAEAKKKRYQQECRRQRYGW, from the coding sequence TTGATAGAAGTATCAGTCCATTATGGTGATGTAGACAGAGCTCTTCCAGTATTGAAAAAAACAATTCAAAAGGAAGGAAGAGGGTTGAAAATGAAAAAACAATATCATGAAAAAAAATCAGAAAAAAGAGCTAAAAAGAAAGCTGAAGCTAAAAAAAAGAGGTACCAACAAGAGTGCAGAAGGCAGCGTTATGGTTGGTAG